In Piliocolobus tephrosceles isolate RC106 chromosome 12, ASM277652v3, whole genome shotgun sequence, one DNA window encodes the following:
- the LOC111536656 gene encoding COMM domain-containing protein 10: MAVPAALILRESPSMKKAVSLINAIDIGRFPRLLTRILQKLHLKAESSFSEEEEEKLQVAFSLEKQDLHLVLETISFILEQAVYHNVKPAALQQQLENIHLRQDKAEAFVNTWSSMGQETVEKFRQRILAPYKLETVGWQLNLQMAHSAQAKLKSPQAVLQLGVNNEDSKSLEKVLVEFSHKELFDFYNKLETIQAQLDSLT, translated from the coding sequence ATGGCGGTGCCGGCGGCGCTGATCCTACGGGAAAGCCCCAGCATGAAGAAAGCAGTGTCACTGATCAATGCAATAGATATAGGAAGATTTCCACGGTTGCTCACTCGGATTCTTCAAAAACTTCACCTGAAGGCTGAGAGCAGTTTcagtgaagaagaggaagaaaaacttcAAGTGGCATTTTCTCTAGAGAAACAAGATCTTCACCTAGTTCTTGAaacaatatcatttattttagaaCAGGCAGTATATCACAATGTGAAGCCAGCAGCTTTGCAGCAGCAATTAGAGAACATTCATCTTAGACAAGACAAAGCTGAAGCATTTGTCAATACGTGGTCTTCTATGGGTCAAGAAACAGTTGAAAAGTTCAGGCAGAGAATTCTGGCTCCCTATAAGCTAGAGACGGTTGGATGGCAGCTTAACCTTCAGATGGCTCACTCTGCTCAAGCAAAActaaaatctcctcaagctgtgTTACAACTCGGAGTGAACAATGAAGATTCAAAGAGCCTGGAGAAAGTTCTTGTGGAATTCAGTCACAAGGAGTTGTTTGATTTCTATAACAAGCTAGAGACTATACAAGCACAACTGGACTCCCTTACATGA